In Scomber japonicus isolate fScoJap1 chromosome 7, fScoJap1.pri, whole genome shotgun sequence, one genomic interval encodes:
- the jak3 gene encoding tyrosine-protein kinase JAK2 — MDLSEEESAPLMIRDRGGSQRSSSSAGHSLQVHLYFFPATKDATTINISGPVSAENVCIQAAKKCGILPVYQSLFGLASGDLSFWYPPSHMFNTEENLQVYFRVRFFFENWFGQGTRTSYRYSLTRDRISPVLDYCVIDYLFSQLRSDFIASEAGVSPPLSAQEECLGLAVLDLWRMAKERHQSVRELCKTVSYKSCLPKSHRHDIQKRNRLDRYRIRNTLKRFLKKHGNCSVDEYSLKLKYLIELAGIEPSLGCETFQVNPSSSNSISSFTLVRVTGETGIQTSGSCHPDGALEWQTFCDFQEIIDISIMRGCHEQVPQDSRTVTITRKDDRCMEAKFQSLKEAFSFVSLVDGYFRLTTDSSHYFCQDIAPPSILEGIKNHCHGPITSEIAVNKLKKSGFKGGTFLVRQSPKDYDNFFLTVCVQTSLGHDYKDCLIIKNEHYSLPGVQKSFSSLRELTSYYQHNKLLLAEVPVKLARCCPPRPKELTNLIIIRNSSSVEAQGSPTPERNRFNHIQFHMIKYEDLKWDESLGQGSFTRIFRGYKTDIHDGEKHKTEVLLKELDVGHKNCWESFFEAASSMSQIAHKHLLLVYGVSVHGAKNIMVQEFVKYGALDLYLKRGRSVSVSWKLDVAKQLASALNFLEEKSIIHGNICAKNLLLAREGDPSQSSPPFIKLSDPGISVAMLGKDVILDRIPWVAPEVLEAPDNLTLESDKWSFGATVWEIFNSGNAPLRGWDLDKKKRFYESFQQLPPSQWTELADLISQCMDYQASFRPSCRSIIRQLNSLITSDYVILATEPVTQSPMWRALNPAQHDQTLFEERHLRYISPLGKGNFGSVELCRYDPLGDNTGELVAVKKLQPNKQSTLEDFQKEVNTLSVLHCDYIVKYRGVCYSMGRLSMSLVMEYLPYGSLIGYLENNRHINTRRMLLFASQICKGMAYLQTLRYVHRDLAARNILVASESLVKIADFGLTKIIPFDKEYYRVTQPGESPIFWYAPESINESRFSHKSDVWSFGIVLHELFSYCDMNTNPKRLCMQEIGHNVQGPTISVHLANILKNNWRLPSPPSCPPKVYSLMKQCWAYNFEERPCFSTLGNQIETIMQDERDNLKG, encoded by the exons ATGGATCTCAGCGAGGAGGAGTCAGCGCCTCTGATGATCAGAGATCGGGGAGGCAGCCAGAGGTCCAGTTCTAGCGCTGGTCACAGTTTACAAGTACATCTCTACTTCTTCCCTGCCACAAAGGATGCAACAACGATAAACATATCTGGCCCAGTCTCTGCTGAAAACGTCTGCATCCAAGCAGCCAAAAAATGTG GAATCTTACCTGtgtaccaaagtctttttggTTTGGCATCTGGGGATCTCTCATTTTGGTATCCTCCGTCACACATGTTCAACACAGAAGAAAACTTACAAGTCTACTTCAGAGTCAG GTTTTTCTTTGAAAACTGGTTCGGACAAGGAACAAGGACATCTTACCGCTACAGTCTAACCAGAGACAGAATCAGTCCAGTGCTTGACTACTGTGTCATTGATTATCTCTTTTCTCAG TTACGAAGTGACTTCATCGCAAGTGAAGCAGGGGTGTCCCCACCTTTGAGTGCCCAGGAGGAGTGCCTTGGCCTTGCAGTGCTAGACCTGTGGAGAATGGCTAAAGAGCGCCATCAGAGTGTAAGAGAGCTCTGCAAGACTGTCAG CTACAAATCATGCCTTCCTAAGTCACATCGCCATGACATCCAGAAACGCAACCGGCTGGATCGTTATCGAATTCGAAACACCCTCAAGCGTTTTTTAAAGAAGCATGGGAACTGCTCGGTGGACGAGTACAGCTTGAAACTCAAGTACCTGATTGAGCTGGCTGGCATTGAGCCTTCTCTGGGATGTGAAACCTTCCAAGTGAATCCATCTTCTTCCAATTCAATATCATCTTTTACTCTGGTGCGGGTCACTGGGGAAACTGGAATTCAAACCAGTGGAAGTTGTCATCCTGATGGTGCACTG gAGTGGCAGACCTTCTGTGATTTCCAAGAAATCATTGACATCAGTATAATGAGGGGGTGCCATGAGCAGGTTCCTCAAGACAGCAGGACAGTGACAATAACTCGCAAAGATGACAGATGCATG GAAGCCAAGTTCCAGAGTCTCAAAGAAGCATTTTCATTTGTGTCACTTGTTGATGGTTACTTCAGACTGACCACAGACTCCAGTCACTACTTCTGTCAAGACATTGCCCCGCCTAGTATTCTGGAGGGCATCAAAAACCACTGTCACGGCCCAATCAC ATCAGAGATCGCAGtcaacaaactgaaaaagtcgggatttaaaggtggcaCCTTCCTTGTCCGGCAGAGTCCCAAGGACTACGACAACTTCTTCCTCACTGTTTGTGTTCAG ACCTCCCTCGGACATGACTATAAAGATTGTCTCATTATTAAGAATGAGCACTACAGCCTCCCTGGTGTCCAGAAATCGTTTTCCAGCTTGCGAGAGCTCACCAGCTACTATCAACACAACAAGCTGCTGCTAGCTGAAGTACCTGTCAAGTTAGCCCGTTGCTGTCCACCCCGACCCAAAG AGCTCACAAATCTCATCATCATACGCAACAGCAGCTCTGTAGAAGCTCAAGGGTCGCCAACACCTGAAAGGAACAGATTCAATCATATCCAGTTCCACATGATCAAATACGAAGACCTGAAATGG GATGAAAGCCTCGGACAGGGATCCTTCACTCGAATTTTCAGAGGCTATaaaacagacattcatgatGGGGAGAAACACAAGACTGAAGTTCTACTGAAAGAACTTGATGTGGGTCACAAGAATTGCTGGGAG tCATTTTTTGAAGCTGCCAGTTCAATGAGTCAGATTGCACACAAACACCTCCTCCTTGTTTATGGTGTTAGTGTTCATGGAGCAAAAA ACATAATGGTGCAAGAGTTTGTCAAGTACGGGGCCCTCGACCTTTACTTGAAGAGAGGGAGATCTGTGTCAGTGAGCTGGAAACTTGACGTAGCCAAACAGCTTGCGTCTGCCCTCAACTTTCTG GAAGAAAAGAGCATCATACATGGAAATATCTGTGCCAAAAATTTGCTTCTGGCCAGAGAAGGTGACCCATCACAGAGCAGCCCTCCTTTCATCAAGCTGAGTGACCCTGGCATCAGTGTTGCAATGCTGGGCAAGGATG TTATCCTGGACAGAATTCCCTGGGTGGCCCCTGAGGTGCTGGAGGCCCCAGATAACCTGACCCTGGAGTCTGATAAGTGGAGCTTTGGTGCCACTGTGTGGGAAATCTTCAACAGTGGGAACGCTCCATTGCGAGGTTGGGACCTGGACAAG AAAAAGCGGTTTTATGAAAGCTTCCAGCAGCTGCCTCCCTCCCAGTGGACAGAGCTGGCTGATTTGATCAGTCAGTGTATGGACTACCAGGCATCCTTCAGACCTTCTTGTCGTAGTATTATCCGTCAACTCAACAGTCTGATCACCTCAG ACTATGTGATACTCGCCACTGAGCCCGTCACACAGAGCCCAATGTGGAGAGCCCTCAATCCCGCTCAGCATGACCAGACATTATTTGAGGAGAGACACCTGCGTTACATCTCCCCACTGGGAAAA GGAAACTTTGGCAGTGTTGAACTTTGTCGTTATGACCCACTGGGTGATAACACCGGCGAGCTGGTCGCTGTGAAGAAACTGCAGCCCAACAAGCAGTCAACTCTGGAGGATTTCCAGAAGGAGGTCAACACCCTCAGTGTTTTGCACTGTGATTACATCGTCAAGTACAGAGGGGTGTGCTACAGCATGG GTCGCCTCAGTATGAGTCTGGTGATGGAGTACCTACCCTATGGCAGCCTTATTGGCTACTTAGAGAATAACCGACACATCAACACCAGGCGCATGCTACTTTTTGCTTCACAGATCTGCAAG GGGATGGCGTACCTACAGACCTTACGCTATGTGCATCGAGACCTTGCAGCAAGAAACATTCTTGTGGCCAGTGAATCACTGGTGAAAATTGCTGATTTTGGGCTCACCAAGATTATTCCTTTTGACAAGGAGTACTACCGAGTCACACAGCCTGGAGAGAGCCCAATCTTCTG GTACGCTCCAGAGTCCATAAATGAGTCCAGATTCTCCCATAAATCAGATGTCTGGAGTTTTGGAATCGTTCTTCACGAGCTCTTCTCCTACTGCGACATGAACACCAACCCAAAAAGA CTATGCATGCAGGAGATTGGACACAATGTGCAGGGTCCGACCATTTCAGTGCATCTAGCAAATATTCTAAAGAATAACTGGAGGTTGCCTTCTCCTCCAAGCTGCCCACCCAAG